From one Triticum urartu cultivar G1812 chromosome 3, Tu2.1, whole genome shotgun sequence genomic stretch:
- the LOC125544878 gene encoding protein DETOXIFICATION 33-like, whose product MVAPAAEAEAVAMAGRKTLPDECKTLWQIAGPVILTGVFQFLIGFVTVAFVGHIGKVELAAVSIVIGVIEGLGFGLLLGMGSALETLCGQAVGAGQLHTLGVYMQRSWIICLATAVALLPVYIFTDPILRLLRQSPEISAVAGRYARWCVPQLLAYAVNFPMQKFYQAQSRVWVMTLISGAAVGLHALINWVVVARLRRGLLGAAMVGNASWWLINAAQFLYVVGGSFPEAWTGFSRKAFASLAGFVRLSLASAVMLCLEMWYYTAVIILVGCLKNPEIQVGAVSICMNYNIWTLMVSVGFNAAVSVRVANELGAKHPKAAKFSVVVAVATSAAVGLVFTLVALLARKQLPRLFTDDELVVKEAAKLGYLLAATIGLNSIQPVLSGVAIGAGWQSLVAWVNIGCYYLIGLPLAAVLGFKLKLNATGIWVGMLIGTVLQTIILFMILFRTKWHKEAMLAEERVRNWGGNVELPTVQEAR is encoded by the exons ATGGTGGCaccggcggcggaggcggaggcggtggCGATGGCCGGCCGCAAGACCTTGCCGGACGAGTGCAAGACCCTGTGGCAGATCGCTGGGCCGGTCATCCTCACCGGCGTCTTCCAGTTCCTCATCGGCTTCGTCACCGTCGCCTTCGTCGGCCACATCGGCAAGGTCGAGCTCGCCGCCGTCTCCATTGTCATCGGCGTCATCGAAGGCCTCGGCTTCGGCCTCCTG CTGGGCATGGGGAGCGCCCTGGAGACGCTGTGCGggcaggcggtgggggccgggcAGCTCCACACGCTGGGCGTCTACATGCAGCGCTCCTGGATCATCTGCCTCGCCACGGCCGTCGCCCTGCTCCCGGTCTACATCTTCACGGACCCCATCCTCCGCCTGCTCCGGCAGTCCCCGGAGATCTCCGCCGTGGCCGGGCGGTACGCGCGCTGGTGCGTGCCGCAGCTCTTGGCCTACGCCGTCAACTTCCCCATGCAGAAGTTCTACCAGGCGCAGAGCCGAGTGTGGGTCATGACGCTCATctccggcgccgccgtcggcCTGCACGCGCTGATCAACTGGGTCGTCGTCGCCAGGCTCCGCCGCGGCCTCCTGGGCGCCGCCATGGTCGGCAACGCCTCCTGGTGGCTCATCAACGCCGCGCAGTTCCTGTACGTCGTCGGCGGCTCCTTCCCGGAGGCGTGGACCGGGTTCTCGCGCAAGGCCTTCGCCAGCCTCGCCGGCTTCGTCAGGCTCTCCCTCGCCTCCGCCGTCATGCTCTG CTTAGAGATGTGGTACTACACGGCGGTGATCATTCTAGTGGGTTGCCTGAAGAACCCAGAGATTCAAGTCGGGGCCGTCTCCATATG CATGAACTACAACATCTGGACACTAATGGTATCCGTTGGTTTCAATGCCGCCGTGAG TGTTCGCGTGGCGAACGAACTTGGCGCCAAGCACCCGAAAGCGGCCAAGTTCTCGGTCGTGGTGGCGGTGGCCACGTCGGCCGCCGTCGGGCTCGTCTTCACGCTCGTCGCCCTCCTGGCGAGGAAGCAGCTGCCTAGGCTTTTCACCGACGACGAGCTCGTCGTCAAGGAGGCCGCGAAGCTGGGGTACCTTCTGGCAGCCACCATAGGCCTCAACAGCATTCAGCCGGTGCTATCAG GAGTGGCCATTGGAGCTGGGTGGCAGTCCTTGGTCGCCTGGGTCAACATCGGCTGCTACTATCTCATCGGCCTGCCCCTCGCAGCTGTCCTCGGCTTCAAGCTGAAGCTTAACGCAACG GGGATTTGGGTGGGGATGCTGATCGGCACGGTTCTGCAGACCATCATCCTGTTTATGATCCTCTTCAGAACCAAATGGCATAAAGAG GCTATGCTGGCGGAAGAGCGGGTGCGGAACTGGGGAGGAAACGTCGAGCTGCCGACCGTCCAAGAAGCAAGATGA
- the LOC125548657 gene encoding probable calcium-binding protein CML41: MATIEVSKPPSSKRMSPKGSFKLSLLACGHCKATTVSPPDSPTGAGARSLSSSASSSAGTSRDRQAELREIFRHFDRDMDGRISGRELREFFASMGDGGAEAALELDAAGDLMLGFEDFVRIVERKGGEEEEREDLRRAFQAFEAVKGSGRITPRGLQRVLSQLGDDPSVAECEAMIRAYDDDGDGELDFHDFHRMMSHD; the protein is encoded by the coding sequence ATGGCGACCATCGAGGTCTCCAAGCCACCGTCATCCAAGCGCATGTCCCCGAAGGGGAGCTTCAAGCTGAGCCTGCTCGCCTGCGGCCACTGCAAGGCCACCACAGTCTCGCCCCCGGACTCCCCCACCGGCGCCGGCGCGCGGTCGCTCTCGTCCTCGGCGTCGTCCTCCGCGGGGACCTCCCGCGACCGCCAGGCGGAGCTGCGGGAGATCTTCCGCCACTTCGACCGCGACATGGACGGCCGGATCTCGGGCCGGGAGCTCCGCGAGTTCTTCGCGTCCAtgggcgacggcggcgcggaggCCGCGCTGGAGCTCGACGCGGCCGGCGACCTCATGCTGGGGTTCGAGGACTTCGTCAGGATCGTGGAGCGCAAgggcggggaggaggaggagcgcgaggACCTGCGGCGCGCGTTCCAGGCCTTCGAGGCCGTCAAGGGCTCCGGCCGGATCACGCCGCGCGGCCTGCAGCGCGTGCTCAGCCAGCTCGGCGACGACCCGTCCGTCGCCGAGTGCGAGGCCATGATACGGGCCtacgacgacgacggcgacggcgagctcGACTTCCACGATTTCCACCGCATGATGAGCCATGACTAG